Proteins co-encoded in one Kutzneria chonburiensis genomic window:
- a CDS encoding ABC transporter substrate-binding protein: MNLRTPVTLVLAAVTVLGLAACRDSRTDTASAGGTDHVRIMVGGIDKVIYLPAKLADQLGYFKEQGIDVDLATQQAGVSAENSLISGDVQGVVGFYDHTIDLQTKGKCLESVVQLANIPGEVEMVSPTKADTIKSAADFKGRKLGVTDLGSSTDFLTQYLGQQHGLKAGTDYTEVKAGAGSTFVASLENGQIDAGMTTDPTVAQLVSTGKGKVLLDMRTEEGTKAALGGLYPASSLYMTCDYVKAHKPAVQKLANALVKTLKFIASHSGAEIAAKMPADYAGNNKALYEKAVGDTKSMFNSDGKMPSAGAENVLTVLSQFSPNVKGKKDSVRLTETYTTEFVDQATA, translated from the coding sequence ATGAACCTGCGTACCCCTGTCACGCTGGTGCTGGCCGCGGTCACGGTGCTCGGCCTGGCCGCCTGCCGCGACTCCCGCACCGACACGGCGAGTGCCGGTGGCACCGACCACGTCCGGATCATGGTCGGCGGCATCGACAAGGTCATCTACCTGCCGGCCAAGCTGGCCGACCAGCTCGGCTACTTCAAGGAGCAGGGCATCGACGTCGACCTGGCCACGCAGCAGGCCGGCGTGAGCGCGGAGAACTCGCTGATCTCCGGGGACGTGCAGGGCGTCGTCGGCTTCTACGACCACACGATCGACCTGCAGACCAAGGGCAAGTGCCTGGAGAGCGTGGTGCAGCTGGCCAACATCCCGGGCGAGGTGGAGATGGTGTCGCCGACCAAGGCCGACACGATCAAGTCGGCGGCCGACTTCAAGGGGCGCAAGCTGGGCGTGACCGATCTGGGCTCCTCCACCGACTTCCTCACCCAGTACCTGGGCCAGCAGCACGGGCTCAAGGCCGGCACCGACTACACCGAGGTGAAGGCCGGGGCCGGCAGCACTTTTGTCGCCTCGCTGGAAAACGGCCAAATTGACGCCGGCATGACAACGGACCCGACCGTGGCCCAGCTGGTGTCCACCGGCAAGGGCAAGGTGCTGCTGGACATGCGCACCGAGGAGGGCACGAAGGCGGCGCTGGGCGGCCTCTACCCGGCCAGCTCGCTGTACATGACCTGCGACTACGTCAAGGCGCACAAGCCGGCCGTGCAGAAGCTGGCCAACGCCCTGGTCAAGACGCTCAAGTTCATCGCGTCGCACTCCGGGGCCGAGATCGCGGCCAAGATGCCGGCCGACTACGCGGGCAACAACAAGGCGCTGTACGAGAAGGCCGTCGGCGACACCAAGTCGATGTTCAACTCGGATGGCAAGATGCCCTCGGCCGGGGCGGAGAACGTGCTGACCGTGCTGAGCCAGTTCTCCCCCAACGTCAAGGGCAAGAAGGACAGCGTCCGGCTCACTGAGACGTACACCACCGAGTTCGTGGACCAGGCGACGGCCTGA
- a CDS encoding nitric oxide synthase oxygenase, protein MTAPTGCPVAHEPVDVRAEAEAFLRLFHGEHPKTGPVEPRLEQVLAEIDETGTYRHTEGELAFGARVAWRNSARCIGRLYWQSLRVRDMRKVSDAATVAAQCAEHLRSAGNGGRIRPTVTIFAPETPTRPAPRIWNEQLIRYAGYWDAETGAVIGDPRYQEFTEEVTRLGWQPPAQRTRFDVLPLVVETAEDGVTLHELPRAVVHEVELGHPEHNWFAGLGLRWHAVPAISNMRLSIGGVSYPAAPFNGWYMGTEIGARNLADHDRYDLIPEVAERLGLDTSSEQTLWRDQALVELNRAVLHSFARAEVTITDHHTESARFLTHLRKEEDAGRKCPADWSWIVPPMSGALTPVFHRYYDTEQVGPEFVLDEDARLRGTTAAPRAFPEPAVPAAPKLPRIRRLSWFTRRAPVPVP, encoded by the coding sequence ATGACCGCCCCCACTGGATGCCCTGTCGCCCACGAGCCGGTCGATGTCAGGGCCGAGGCCGAGGCATTCCTCCGCCTGTTCCACGGCGAGCACCCCAAGACCGGTCCCGTCGAGCCTCGGCTGGAGCAGGTGCTCGCCGAGATCGACGAGACCGGCACGTACCGGCACACCGAGGGCGAGCTGGCGTTCGGCGCGCGGGTGGCGTGGCGCAACAGCGCCCGCTGCATCGGGCGGCTGTACTGGCAGAGCCTGCGGGTCCGGGACATGCGCAAGGTGAGCGACGCGGCGACGGTGGCCGCGCAGTGCGCCGAGCACCTGCGTTCGGCCGGCAACGGCGGCCGGATCCGGCCGACCGTGACGATCTTCGCGCCGGAGACGCCGACCCGGCCGGCGCCGCGGATCTGGAACGAGCAGCTGATCCGCTACGCCGGCTACTGGGACGCCGAGACCGGCGCGGTCATCGGCGATCCGCGGTACCAGGAGTTCACCGAGGAGGTCACCCGGCTCGGCTGGCAGCCGCCGGCCCAGCGCACCCGGTTCGACGTGCTGCCGCTGGTCGTCGAGACGGCCGAGGACGGCGTCACGCTGCACGAGCTGCCACGGGCCGTTGTGCACGAGGTGGAGCTCGGCCATCCCGAGCACAACTGGTTCGCCGGGCTGGGGCTGCGCTGGCACGCCGTGCCGGCGATCAGCAACATGCGGCTGTCCATCGGCGGCGTCTCGTACCCGGCCGCGCCGTTCAACGGCTGGTACATGGGCACCGAGATCGGCGCCCGCAACCTGGCCGACCACGACCGCTACGACCTGATCCCCGAGGTGGCCGAGCGGCTGGGGCTCGACACGTCCAGCGAGCAGACGCTGTGGCGGGACCAGGCGCTGGTCGAGCTCAACCGGGCCGTGCTGCACTCGTTCGCCCGGGCCGAGGTGACGATCACCGACCACCACACCGAGTCCGCGCGTTTCCTGACCCACCTGCGGAAGGAGGAGGACGCGGGCCGCAAGTGCCCGGCCGACTGGAGCTGGATCGTGCCGCCGATGTCCGGCGCGCTGACGCCGGTGTTCCACCGCTACTACGACACCGAGCAGGTCGGCCCCGAGTTCGTGCTCGACGAGGACGCCCGGCTGCGTGGCACCACCGCCGCGCCGCGGGCCTTCCCCGAGCCGGCCGTCCCGGCCGCGCCCAAGCTGCCGCGGATTCGGCGGCTGAGCTGGTTCACCCGCCGCGCCCCCGTTCCCGTGCCCTGA
- a CDS encoding helix-turn-helix domain-containing protein, with product MHDGDHPHAPKGQSPVTAKLVSDALREAPGPCSAAEIASGLGIARATAQRYLAALAQEGAATMSLRYGLTGRPEHQYEWRG from the coding sequence TTGCATGACGGCGACCATCCCCATGCGCCCAAGGGACAGTCGCCCGTCACCGCCAAGCTCGTGTCCGACGCTTTGCGTGAAGCCCCCGGTCCTTGCTCCGCCGCCGAGATCGCTTCCGGCTTGGGGATCGCCCGGGCCACCGCGCAGCGGTATTTGGCGGCTCTGGCGCAGGAAGGGGCCGCGACGATGAGTCTGCGGTACGGGCTGACCGGCCGACCCGAGCACCAGTACGAATGGCGTGGCTAG
- a CDS encoding bifunctional DNA primase/polymerase, whose product MSGSRLRPADPGQQRTLRSAALCYAAHGWPVVPAAFFDGTRYACVQADCVEDGPHPVWRLWQGRASTDPDVVASWYRLFSFAVALPTGVVFDVVEIPEPAAVRVQDALVRHRTPTPIAVWRERGVRLFWVSRGLSADHRLRAVSARIRGEGGWVPAPPTPTRRGPVHWSLAPEQADWGIVAHADLAAALDAVN is encoded by the coding sequence GTGAGCGGGTCCCGGCTGCGTCCGGCCGATCCCGGGCAGCAGCGGACCCTCAGGAGCGCCGCGCTGTGCTACGCGGCGCACGGGTGGCCGGTTGTGCCGGCCGCTTTCTTCGACGGCACACGGTACGCCTGTGTGCAGGCGGACTGCGTCGAGGACGGTCCGCATCCGGTGTGGCGGCTCTGGCAGGGGCGCGCCAGCACCGATCCCGACGTCGTGGCCAGCTGGTACCGGCTGTTCTCGTTCGCCGTCGCGCTGCCGACCGGCGTCGTCTTCGACGTCGTGGAGATTCCCGAGCCGGCCGCGGTTCGCGTGCAGGACGCACTCGTCCGCCACCGCACACCGACCCCGATCGCGGTGTGGCGGGAGCGCGGCGTGCGCCTGTTCTGGGTCAGCCGTGGGCTTTCCGCTGATCACCGGCTGCGCGCGGTGAGCGCACGCATTCGCGGCGAGGGCGGTTGGGTGCCCGCCCCGCCGACGCCGACCAGACGTGGTCCGGTGCACTGGTCGCTCGCGCCCGAACAGGCCGACTGGGGCATCGTGGCCCACGCCGATCTGGCCGCCGCACTGGACGCGGTGAACTGA
- a CDS encoding LacI family DNA-binding transcriptional regulator, with protein MVVQRPNARPTLEDVAARAGVSRATASRVLNGSPKVSPAALESVNSAVSELGYQPNQAARTLVTRRTGAVAVLISEPQPKIFNDPHFAGLVKYSAVALGARDSQMVLVLVHTPEDQLRAQRFLAGGHVDGALLFTPHQDDPLPTSVRKLSLPVVFGGRPWGSLRGLHTVDNDNENGAATATRYLAERGCRQIVSITGPNDELAATDRLAGFRAATGADDDRLARITEGGFFSREGGERAMTTLLARVPDLDGVFAANDLMAAGAMTALRAAGKRIPQDVAVVGFDDDESVAPHTDPPLTSVRQDIGRQVQAMVDRLYSLIRGEEPRQRHQLLPVELIHRHSA; from the coding sequence GTGGTCGTGCAGCGTCCTAACGCCCGCCCCACCTTGGAGGACGTGGCGGCCAGGGCCGGTGTGTCCAGGGCGACCGCGTCCCGGGTGCTCAACGGTTCCCCGAAGGTGAGCCCGGCCGCGCTGGAGTCGGTCAACTCGGCCGTGTCGGAACTGGGCTACCAGCCCAACCAGGCGGCCCGCACGCTCGTCACGCGGCGCACCGGCGCGGTGGCGGTGCTGATCTCCGAGCCGCAGCCCAAGATCTTCAACGACCCGCACTTCGCCGGACTGGTGAAGTACTCGGCGGTGGCGCTGGGCGCCCGTGACTCGCAGATGGTGCTGGTTCTGGTGCACACGCCCGAGGACCAGCTGCGGGCGCAGCGTTTCCTGGCCGGCGGGCACGTCGACGGGGCGCTGCTGTTCACCCCGCACCAGGACGACCCGCTGCCCACCTCGGTGCGCAAGCTGTCGCTGCCGGTGGTGTTCGGCGGCCGGCCGTGGGGCTCGCTGCGCGGGCTGCACACCGTGGACAACGACAACGAGAACGGCGCCGCCACGGCCACCCGGTACCTGGCCGAGCGCGGCTGCCGGCAGATCGTCAGCATCACCGGCCCGAACGACGAGCTGGCCGCCACCGATCGGCTGGCCGGTTTCCGCGCCGCCACCGGGGCCGACGACGACCGCCTGGCCCGGATCACCGAAGGCGGGTTCTTCAGCCGCGAGGGCGGCGAGCGGGCGATGACCACGCTGCTGGCCCGGGTGCCCGACCTGGACGGCGTGTTCGCGGCCAACGACCTGATGGCCGCCGGCGCGATGACCGCGCTGCGCGCCGCCGGAAAGCGGATTCCCCAGGACGTCGCCGTGGTCGGCTTCGATGACGACGAGTCGGTCGCCCCGCACACCGACCCGCCGCTGACCTCGGTCCGCCAGGACATCGGCCGGCAGGTGCAGGCCATGGTGGACCGGCTGTACTCGCTCATCCGCGGCGAGGAGCCCCGCCAGCGCCACCAGCTCCTGCCGGTCGAGCTGATCCACCGCCACTCCGCCTAA
- a CDS encoding ABC transporter permease, whose protein sequence is MSAVSLPAEAIPARELTGAARAQRNRKIKIWSIRAALVVVWLGSWELAATYWIDPFFYSKPSQVWDKLVDWFTVGTSQGSIWTNIAATMEEAVAGFLLGALAGIVLGVLLGRSPLLSDICAPFIKAVNAVPRIVLASLFVIWFGLGMQSKIATAFILVFFAVFFNAFQGAREVDRNLINNARVLGASRLQVLTTIVLPSATSWILASLHSAFGFALIGAVVGEVVGAETGLGLLIARSQGNFDTPGIYAGMIVITVLALLAEAILTALEKRLLKWRPAAAHEQGAQI, encoded by the coding sequence GTGAGCGCAGTGTCGTTGCCAGCTGAGGCGATCCCGGCCCGCGAGCTGACCGGCGCGGCCCGGGCGCAGCGCAACCGGAAGATCAAGATCTGGTCCATCCGGGCCGCGCTGGTGGTGGTGTGGCTGGGCAGCTGGGAGCTGGCCGCCACCTACTGGATCGACCCGTTCTTCTACTCCAAGCCCAGCCAGGTGTGGGACAAGCTGGTCGACTGGTTCACCGTCGGCACCAGCCAGGGCTCGATCTGGACGAACATCGCGGCCACCATGGAAGAGGCGGTCGCCGGCTTCCTGCTCGGCGCGCTGGCCGGCATCGTGCTCGGTGTCCTGCTCGGCCGCAGCCCGCTGCTGTCGGACATCTGCGCGCCGTTCATCAAGGCGGTCAACGCGGTGCCGCGCATCGTGCTGGCGTCGCTGTTCGTGATCTGGTTCGGCCTCGGCATGCAGTCCAAGATCGCGACGGCGTTCATCCTGGTGTTCTTCGCGGTCTTCTTCAACGCCTTCCAGGGCGCGCGCGAGGTGGACCGGAACCTGATCAACAACGCCCGGGTGCTCGGCGCCAGCCGGCTCCAGGTGTTGACCACGATCGTCCTGCCCAGCGCCACCTCCTGGATCCTGGCCTCACTGCACTCGGCCTTCGGCTTCGCCCTGATCGGCGCGGTCGTCGGCGAGGTCGTCGGCGCGGAAACCGGCCTCGGCCTGCTGATCGCCCGCTCCCAGGGCAACTTCGACACCCCCGGCATCTACGCCGGCATGATCGTCATCACCGTGCTGGCCCTGCTGGCCGAGGCGATCCTCACCGCACTCGAGAAGCGGCTGCTGAAGTGGCGGCCGGCCGCGGCGCACGAGCAAGGAGCCCAGATTTGA
- a CDS encoding S1 family peptidase produces the protein MLKYLAAVALAAATLAPAAQAALPERPAVAAVDFTGTVKLSNCSGSVVKPPSAGVNDKALVLSNGHCYEGGMPQPGQVLVNRASSRTFGLLSANGQSTVATLRASKLLYGTMTDTDVTIYQLTSTYAQIQSQYGIKPLTLSATHPTKGASIRVVSGYWKKIYSCQVDGFVNQLHEDHWVWKDSVRYSTPGCEVIGGTSGSPVIDASTGAVVAVNNTINESGERCTLDNPCEVDANGNVTVHEGVGYAEETYLINTCVDTGNVINLNKAGCALPKP, from the coding sequence ATGCTCAAGTACCTCGCCGCGGTCGCCCTGGCGGCGGCCACCCTTGCGCCGGCCGCCCAAGCCGCACTGCCTGAACGCCCTGCTGTCGCGGCTGTCGACTTCACCGGCACGGTCAAGCTCAGCAACTGCTCCGGCTCGGTGGTCAAACCGCCGTCGGCCGGCGTCAACGACAAGGCCCTCGTGCTGTCCAACGGCCACTGCTACGAAGGCGGCATGCCCCAGCCGGGCCAGGTGCTGGTCAACCGGGCCTCCTCGCGGACGTTCGGCCTGCTGTCGGCCAACGGACAGAGCACGGTCGCGACCCTGCGGGCCAGCAAGCTGCTCTACGGCACGATGACCGACACCGACGTCACGATCTACCAGCTGACCAGCACCTACGCCCAGATCCAGTCCCAGTACGGCATCAAGCCGCTGACCCTGTCGGCCACCCACCCGACCAAGGGCGCGTCCATCCGGGTCGTCTCCGGCTACTGGAAGAAGATCTACTCCTGCCAGGTCGACGGCTTCGTCAACCAGCTGCACGAGGACCACTGGGTGTGGAAGGACTCGGTCCGCTACAGCACCCCGGGCTGCGAGGTCATCGGCGGCACCTCCGGTTCGCCGGTGATCGACGCCAGCACCGGCGCGGTGGTGGCCGTCAACAACACGATCAACGAGAGCGGCGAGCGCTGCACGCTGGACAACCCCTGTGAGGTGGACGCCAACGGCAACGTCACGGTGCACGAAGGCGTCGGCTACGCCGAGGAGACGTACCTGATCAACACGTGTGTCGACACCGGCAACGTGATCAACCTCAACAAGGCCGGCTGCGCCCTGCCGAAGCCCTAG
- a CDS encoding RNA-guided endonuclease InsQ/TnpB family protein — protein sequence MSSPVKRAFKYRFYPTEAQAAELSRTFGCVRKVYNLALAVRTEAWTLRRERVNYNRTSALLTEWKRTEELAYLNAISSVPLQQCLRHLDSAFTNFFARRARYPRFKSKKRSRGAAEYTSSAFRFRDGTLTLAKMVEPLRVVWSRPLPPGVKPTTVTVSQDAAGRWFVSLRCTDPSVAPLPAIDTAVGVDVGLDHLLTLSTGDKIANPRYELRDRARLAKAQRALSRKADGDGANRAKARRRVARIQARVTDRRRDHLHKITTRLVRENQTIVVEDLNVAGMLHNGRLARAISDAAWSEFRSMLTYKALWYGREVIAVDRWFPSSKRCSVCGGVRTEMPLRVRAWTCGCGATHDRDVNAARNILAAGLAVSACGAGIRPHRNSPGGQSAVKQEALRRELWESPSHSRGEVKSGLLARAPRPAATSAAASRVR from the coding sequence GTGTCCAGCCCCGTGAAGCGGGCCTTCAAGTACCGCTTCTATCCGACCGAGGCGCAGGCAGCCGAGCTGTCGCGCACGTTCGGGTGCGTGCGCAAGGTCTACAACCTGGCGCTGGCCGTGCGTACCGAGGCGTGGACGCTGAGACGAGAGCGGGTGAACTACAACCGCACCTCCGCGTTGCTCACCGAGTGGAAGAGGACCGAGGAACTCGCCTATCTCAACGCCATTTCGTCGGTCCCGCTCCAACAGTGCTTGCGGCACCTGGACAGCGCCTTCACCAACTTCTTCGCCAGGCGAGCCAGGTATCCACGCTTCAAGTCGAAGAAGAGGTCCCGCGGGGCCGCGGAGTACACGTCCAGCGCGTTCCGTTTCCGTGACGGCACGCTCACCCTGGCCAAGATGGTCGAACCCTTGCGCGTCGTGTGGTCGCGTCCGCTGCCACCGGGCGTCAAGCCCACCACCGTGACGGTGAGCCAGGACGCGGCCGGCCGGTGGTTCGTGTCCCTGCGGTGTACGGACCCGTCGGTGGCGCCGTTGCCCGCCATCGATACGGCGGTCGGTGTGGATGTTGGCCTCGACCACCTGCTGACGCTGTCCACCGGGGACAAGATCGCCAATCCGAGATACGAGCTGCGTGATCGTGCCCGTCTGGCGAAGGCTCAGCGAGCGCTGTCCCGCAAGGCCGATGGGGACGGCGCGAACCGGGCCAAGGCCAGGCGCCGGGTCGCTCGCATCCAGGCTCGCGTCACCGACCGAAGGCGGGACCACCTCCACAAGATCACCACTCGACTCGTTCGTGAAAACCAAACGATCGTTGTCGAGGACTTGAACGTGGCCGGAATGCTGCACAACGGCAGACTGGCCCGGGCGATCTCCGATGCCGCGTGGTCGGAGTTTCGAAGCATGCTGACGTACAAGGCCCTGTGGTACGGCCGTGAGGTGATCGCGGTCGATCGCTGGTTTCCGTCCTCCAAGCGGTGTTCGGTGTGCGGCGGCGTGCGAACCGAGATGCCGCTGCGCGTTCGTGCTTGGACGTGTGGTTGTGGCGCGACCCATGACCGGGACGTGAACGCGGCGCGAAACATTCTGGCCGCCGGGCTGGCGGTGTCGGCCTGTGGAGCCGGTATAAGACCTCATCGGAATTCTCCGGGCGGGCAGTCGGCGGTGAAACAGGAAGCCCTTCGGCGTGAGCTGTGGGAATCCCCTTCGCATTCAAGGGGAGAGGTCAAATCTGGGCTCCTTGCTCGTGCGCCGCGGCCGGCCGCCACTTCAGCAGCCGCTTCTCGAGTGCGGTGA
- a CDS encoding family 1 glycosylhydrolase, translating into MGRSRTVAATADGCWDTFAGFGRPAYRFPVAWAGVQPDGRGAVPRACLAYYDRLVDRLLDKGVTPIATLHQWDLPQSLDEAGGWTNRETALRFAEYTTAVHAALGDRVRLWTTLDEPSRAAFLGHAHDAVAALRAAHHLLLGHGLAVAAIRERAPEHEVSIVLNLTTVLVDRDDRAHTAAFRRVDGLRNRFFLDPLFDRGYPVDVLRDTAWLGAWDDVVLDGDLAAIAEPVNWYGVTYYGPTHVAPTEDPFAVTGSGHPGLRGVRLLAPQFGETVGESFAELMLRLSIDYPELPLMVTEATVRHPAAVAV; encoded by the coding sequence ATGGGTAGAAGCCGGACGGTCGCCGCCACCGCCGACGGCTGCTGGGACACCTTCGCCGGCTTCGGCCGGCCGGCCTACCGGTTCCCGGTGGCCTGGGCGGGTGTGCAGCCCGACGGCCGCGGCGCGGTGCCGCGCGCGTGCCTCGCGTACTACGACCGGCTGGTCGACCGCCTGCTCGACAAGGGCGTCACCCCGATCGCCACGCTCCACCAGTGGGACCTGCCGCAGTCGCTGGACGAGGCCGGCGGCTGGACGAACCGTGAGACGGCCCTCCGGTTCGCCGAATACACCACGGCCGTGCACGCAGCGCTGGGCGACCGTGTGCGGCTGTGGACCACTCTCGACGAGCCGTCGCGCGCCGCGTTCCTCGGCCACGCGCACGACGCCGTCGCCGCGCTGCGCGCGGCGCACCACCTCCTGCTGGGCCACGGCCTCGCCGTCGCCGCCATTCGCGAGCGTGCCCCCGAGCACGAGGTGTCCATCGTCCTCAACCTGACGACCGTGCTCGTCGACCGGGACGACCGCGCGCACACCGCTGCCTTCCGCCGTGTCGACGGCCTGCGCAACCGCTTCTTCCTGGACCCGCTGTTCGACCGCGGCTACCCCGTCGACGTGCTGCGCGACACCGCCTGGCTCGGGGCGTGGGACGACGTCGTGCTGGACGGCGACCTGGCGGCGATCGCCGAGCCCGTCAACTGGTACGGCGTTACCTACTACGGGCCCACGCACGTCGCCCCGACCGAGGACCCGTTCGCCGTCACCGGCAGCGGCCATCCCGGCCTTCGCGGCGTACGGCTGCTGGCCCCGCAGTTCGGGGAAACGGTCGGCGAGTCCTTCGCCGAGCTCATGCTGCGGCTCAGCATCGACTACCCCGAGCTGCCGCTGATGGTCACCGAGGCCACCGTCCGCCACCCGGCAGCCGTCGCCGTCTGA
- a CDS encoding serine hydrolase domain-containing protein produces MDSLSMIDTWSAEHAAVAVVDAEGALLGSYGDQEYVFPLASVTKLLVAYAVLVAVEEGAVELDEPAGPPGVTIKHLLAHTSGLAFNDHQTVAAPGTRRVYSTAGFEVLADAVQGATGIAFPQYLSEAVFEPLGMSTAKLNGSAGSAAEASCADLVTFAKELQRPTLVAEETLTEATTVAFPGLDGVLPGFGNQRPNDWGLGFEIRSRKCPHWTGDKNSPRTYGHFGAAGTFLWVDPEAGLATIALTDRPFDQWATEVWPPFNDAILAETSDRR; encoded by the coding sequence ATGGATTCGCTGTCGATGATCGACACCTGGTCGGCCGAGCACGCGGCGGTGGCGGTGGTCGACGCCGAAGGGGCGCTGCTGGGCAGCTACGGGGACCAGGAATACGTGTTCCCGCTGGCCTCGGTGACGAAGCTGCTGGTGGCGTACGCGGTGCTGGTCGCGGTGGAAGAAGGGGCGGTGGAGCTGGACGAGCCGGCGGGACCGCCCGGCGTGACGATCAAGCATCTGCTGGCCCACACGTCGGGGCTGGCGTTCAACGACCACCAGACGGTGGCGGCGCCGGGGACGCGGCGGGTGTACTCGACCGCCGGGTTCGAAGTGCTGGCGGACGCGGTGCAGGGAGCCACCGGGATCGCGTTTCCGCAGTACCTGAGCGAAGCGGTGTTCGAGCCGCTGGGGATGAGCACCGCCAAGCTGAACGGGTCGGCGGGGTCGGCGGCGGAAGCCAGCTGCGCGGACCTGGTCACGTTCGCCAAAGAGCTGCAACGGCCGACGCTGGTGGCGGAGGAAACCCTCACAGAGGCGACGACGGTGGCCTTCCCCGGACTGGACGGGGTGCTGCCGGGATTCGGCAATCAACGGCCCAACGACTGGGGACTCGGCTTCGAGATCCGATCCCGGAAATGCCCGCACTGGACGGGGGACAAGAACTCGCCCCGGACGTACGGCCATTTCGGGGCGGCGGGGACGTTCCTCTGGGTCGACCCGGAAGCGGGGCTGGCCACCATCGCGCTCACCGACCGGCCATTCGACCAGTGGGCCACCGAGGTCTGGCCGCCGTTCAACGACGCGATACTGGCGGAAACCTCCGATCGCAGGTAG
- a CDS encoding ANTAR domain-containing protein, with protein MTVAPPSDPDRLRARIAELESELDGLRRALRTRTVIAQATGLLAAVGEGAPEQGFQQLVELSQQYNVKLHTVAQQVVDLAAELGPRRAVALVGAGQGQELLDVTGTLVEAHKALLGTAEGTPEWERRRDDVVTASRLLCERLLAVEHD; from the coding sequence GTGACCGTCGCACCACCATCGGATCCGGACCGGCTGCGCGCGCGGATCGCCGAGCTGGAGAGCGAGTTGGACGGGCTGCGCCGCGCGCTGCGCACCCGGACGGTGATCGCGCAGGCGACGGGGCTGCTCGCGGCCGTCGGCGAGGGCGCGCCGGAGCAGGGTTTTCAGCAGCTGGTCGAGCTTTCCCAGCAGTACAACGTCAAGTTGCACACGGTCGCGCAGCAGGTGGTCGACCTGGCCGCCGAGCTGGGGCCCCGGCGGGCCGTCGCGCTGGTCGGCGCCGGGCAGGGTCAGGAACTGCTGGACGTCACCGGCACGTTGGTCGAGGCGCACAAGGCCCTGCTCGGCACGGCCGAGGGCACTCCGGAGTGGGAGCGCCGTCGGGACGACGTGGTGACGGCCAGCAGGCTGCTGTGCGAGCGCCTGCTGGCCGTCGAGCACGACTAG
- a CDS encoding ABC transporter ATP-binding protein, with the protein MTTAPVIELRAATKRFRGATGGVHTAVRELTLSVQPGEFVAVVGPTGCGKSTTLSLVSGLEPPSSGVALVRGEPVLGIPDGIGYMFQNDAVQPWRSVLDNVAAGPRYRGLSKAKAREKARVWVDKVGLGKFAGYYPHQLSGGMRKRVALAATLVNEPEILLMDEPFSALDVQTRALMQDELLRLWSGTNAAVVFVTHDLDEAIALADKVIVMTAGPATVKAGFEVHLPRPRLVEEIRMTPEFQSVYREIWESLREEVDKTRERSVVAS; encoded by the coding sequence ATGACGACCGCCCCCGTCATCGAGTTACGCGCGGCGACCAAACGGTTTCGCGGCGCGACCGGTGGTGTGCACACCGCCGTCCGGGAACTGACCCTGTCCGTGCAGCCGGGCGAGTTCGTGGCCGTGGTCGGCCCGACCGGCTGCGGCAAGTCGACCACGCTGTCCCTGGTCTCCGGCCTCGAGCCGCCGTCGAGCGGTGTCGCGCTGGTCCGCGGCGAGCCGGTGCTGGGCATCCCCGACGGCATCGGCTACATGTTCCAGAACGACGCCGTGCAGCCGTGGCGCTCGGTGCTGGACAACGTGGCCGCCGGCCCGCGCTACCGCGGCCTGTCCAAGGCCAAGGCCCGGGAGAAGGCCCGGGTCTGGGTGGACAAGGTCGGCCTTGGCAAGTTCGCCGGCTACTACCCGCACCAGCTGTCGGGCGGCATGCGCAAGCGCGTGGCGCTGGCCGCGACTCTGGTCAACGAGCCCGAGATCCTGCTGATGGACGAGCCGTTCAGCGCGCTGGACGTGCAGACCCGGGCCCTGATGCAGGACGAGCTGCTGCGCCTGTGGTCGGGCACGAACGCGGCGGTCGTGTTCGTCACGCACGACCTGGACGAGGCCATTGCCCTGGCGGACAAGGTGATCGTCATGACGGCCGGCCCGGCGACGGTCAAGGCCGGCTTCGAGGTGCACCTGCCGCGGCCGCGCCTGGTCGAGGAGATCCGGATGACGCCGGAGTTCCAGTCGGTGTACCGGGAGATCTGGGAATCGTTGCGGGAAGAGGTGGACAAGACCCGTGAGCGCAGTGTCGTTGCCAGCTGA